Proteins encoded in a region of the Malaciobacter mytili LMG 24559 genome:
- a CDS encoding methyl-accepting chemotaxis protein, with product MKTNSIKSKVLLLIFISISLSFIVLGFYNAQGEYKSQYNAIKQKELDLAFDSAKFINSYLQSKIDIVEAVTNQMPAEESELNVNNQNILQKLLLGSLSGKFVDLYIGFESNGDYLMSDGTIRTTSTTDYDPRKRPWYKQAVQMNSSGITAPYVDYSTKKLVVTVFSPLKKDGKLLGVVASDIFIDTIVDTVLNVQLKTTGFAYLLDEKGNTLIHKEKELLEKENSIFKQVKNDEKSGFGEAQYEGKELLVAYKQIPITGWYLQVQLDKKEIFDEINSNIIKEVILYIVLLVIILAILFYTMVKLLSPLKEVEEGLNFFFKYLKGEEKEIKELNIKTKDEFGNMSAVIDKEMKLIAKSFDEDRQLIEEVKNVVNHINNGKLDILVKASTSNKALNDLKNILNEMITTINANVNSDINPILKVLEEYAKLNFVNLIDNPDGKVSEGLNNLCNIINAMLRENKINGLNLDKNSKTLLHNVNILNKASNQTAVSLEETAAAVEEITSTIINNTNRITDMSEHSKELSSSITQGHKLATSTVKSMDEINEQTQAIAEAITVIDQIAFQTNILSLNAAVEAATAGEAGKGFAVVAQEVRNLASRSAEAAKEIKELVESATLKTDNGKQIADSMIQGYTKLNENIIKTTQVIKDISEASKEQKISIEQINDVITKLDQQTQNNASVAAQTHEIAISTSNIAQQILDTVNQKKFRE from the coding sequence ATGAAAACTAATAGTATTAAATCAAAGGTTCTATTACTTATATTTATAAGTATTTCTTTGTCTTTTATTGTTTTGGGATTTTATAATGCTCAAGGAGAATATAAATCTCAATATAATGCAATAAAACAAAAAGAGTTAGATTTAGCATTTGATAGTGCGAAATTTATTAATAGCTATTTACAATCAAAAATAGATATTGTTGAAGCAGTTACAAATCAAATGCCAGCAGAAGAGAGTGAATTAAATGTAAATAATCAAAATATTCTTCAAAAACTACTATTGGGGTCATTATCAGGTAAGTTTGTTGATTTATATATAGGTTTTGAAAGCAATGGAGATTATTTAATGTCTGATGGAACAATAAGAACAACTTCAACAACTGATTATGACCCAAGAAAAAGACCTTGGTATAAACAAGCAGTACAAATGAATTCATCTGGAATTACTGCACCTTATGTGGATTATTCAACTAAAAAATTAGTTGTAACTGTATTTAGTCCACTAAAAAAAGATGGTAAATTACTAGGAGTTGTTGCTTCTGATATTTTTATTGATACAATTGTTGATACTGTATTAAATGTACAATTAAAAACTACAGGATTTGCTTACTTACTTGATGAAAAAGGTAATACTTTAATTCATAAAGAAAAAGAACTTCTTGAAAAAGAAAACAGTATCTTTAAACAAGTAAAAAATGATGAAAAATCAGGTTTTGGTGAAGCACAATATGAAGGTAAAGAACTATTAGTTGCTTATAAGCAAATACCTATTACAGGTTGGTATTTACAAGTTCAACTTGATAAAAAAGAGATTTTTGATGAAATAAATAGCAATATAATTAAAGAAGTGATTTTATATATTGTACTATTAGTTATTATTTTAGCAATTTTATTTTATACAATGGTAAAACTTCTTTCTCCATTAAAAGAGGTTGAAGAAGGGCTTAACTTTTTCTTTAAATATTTAAAAGGCGAAGAAAAAGAGATAAAAGAATTAAATATTAAAACAAAAGATGAGTTTGGAAATATGTCTGCTGTTATTGATAAGGAGATGAAACTTATTGCAAAAAGTTTTGATGAAGATAGACAACTAATTGAAGAAGTTAAAAATGTTGTAAATCATATCAATAATGGAAAATTAGATATTTTAGTAAAAGCTTCTACTTCAAATAAAGCTTTAAATGATTTAAAAAATATTTTAAATGAGATGATTACAACTATTAATGCAAATGTTAATAGTGATATTAATCCTATTTTAAAAGTATTAGAAGAGTATGCAAAACTAAACTTTGTAAATTTAATAGATAATCCAGATGGAAAAGTGTCAGAAGGATTAAATAACTTATGTAATATTATAAATGCTATGTTAAGAGAAAATAAAATAAATGGTTTAAATTTAGATAAAAACTCTAAAACTTTATTACATAATGTTAATATTTTAAATAAAGCTTCAAATCAAACTGCTGTTTCACTTGAAGAAACAGCTGCAGCAGTAGAAGAAATCACTAGTACAATTATCAATAATACAAATAGAATTACTGATATGTCTGAGCATTCAAAAGAGTTATCTTCTTCAATTACACAAGGGCATAAGCTTGCAACATCAACTGTTAAATCTATGGATGAAATAAATGAACAAACACAGGCAATTGCTGAAGCAATTACTGTAATAGATCAAATAGCATTTCAAACAAATATTTTATCACTTAATGCCGCAGTTGAAGCAGCCACAGCAGGAGAGGCTGGAAAAGGTTTTGCAGTAGTTGCACAAGAAGTGCGAAATCTTGCAAGTAGAAGTGCTGAAGCTGCTAAAGAGATAAAAGAGTTGGTTGAGAGTGCTACACTTAAAACAGATAACGGTAAACAAATAGCAGATAGTATGATTCAAGGATATACTAAATTAAATGAGAATATTATAAAAACAACTCAGGTAATAAAAGATATTTCTGAAGCTTCTAAAGAGCAAAAAATTAGCATCGAACAAATCAATGATGTTATTACAAAACTAGATCAACAAACACAAAACAATGCTTCTGTTGCAGCTCAAACACATGAAATTGCAATAAGCACTTCAAATATTGCTCAACAAATTTTAGATACAGTTAATCAAAAGAAGTTTAGAGAGTAA
- a CDS encoding F0F1 ATP synthase subunit C has protein sequence MKKIVLLMLAIAGFAFAADGAVANETLKAYSVVAAGIGLGLAALGGAIGMGNTAAATIAGTARNPGLGSKLMTTMFIALAMIEAQVIYALVIAMIALYANPFLG, from the coding sequence ATGAAAAAAATCGTTCTTTTAATGCTAGCTATTGCTGGTTTTGCATTCGCTGCTGATGGTGCAGTTGCAAATGAAACTTTAAAAGCTTACTCTGTAGTTGCTGCAGGTATTGGTCTTGGTCTTGCTGCATTAGGTGGTGCTATTGGTATGGGTAACACTGCTGCTGCAACTATTGCTGGTACTGCTAGAAACCCAGGTTTAGGTTCAAAATTAATGACTACTATGTTCATTGCATTAGCGATGATCGAAGCTCAAGTTATTTATGCATTAGTTATTGCGATGATCGCATTATATGCAAACCCATTCTTAGGGTAA
- a CDS encoding imelysin family protein yields the protein MAFSKSKIFVASLSIAATIALTGCTASQVHTNEANKVTASQLLNSYANIAYANYNDALKDAKQLDKAINNFANNPTSRNLELAKAAWLKSRESYGQTEIFRLSNGPIDAEEGWVAEAYGSLEGQINAWPLDENMIDYTIDANGKKTSGNIIDTKGNFNPGGEESTVVDVTNISVDALTALNENGGEANVSTGYHAIEFLLWGQDQDYSNFIKDSITKGALVAGQRPLSDFTSDVDAPRRLTYLKAASSKIVSDLQTVKSAWEKEVNGNNGLYRAALLNTLTGKDSSKNISEKDALRQIFAGMGVFIKSELANERIAVAVLTPSEEDEHSCFSDNTHRDIVTNYQGFKNVLMGTYNGRVFGKAAIDMLDAQSKERILNLMASIEDKISDIDVIAKTSRHFDYQIQPNDPQSKVIVKLKNELRKLGDEMVNVAKANGIELSTDDVTDPEETKI from the coding sequence ATGGCATTTTCTAAATCGAAAATCTTTGTAGCATCTTTATCTATTGCTGCGACTATCGCACTTACAGGTTGTACAGCTTCTCAAGTGCATACAAATGAAGCTAATAAAGTTACAGCAAGTCAATTATTAAACTCTTATGCAAATATTGCTTATGCAAATTATAATGATGCATTAAAAGATGCAAAACAATTAGATAAAGCAATTAATAACTTTGCAAATAATCCAACTTCTAGAAATTTAGAATTAGCAAAAGCTGCTTGGTTAAAATCAAGAGAGTCTTATGGTCAAACAGAAATTTTTAGATTATCAAATGGACCAATTGATGCTGAAGAAGGATGGGTAGCTGAAGCTTATGGTTCTTTAGAAGGTCAAATCAATGCTTGGCCACTTGATGAAAATATGATTGATTATACAATTGATGCAAATGGTAAAAAAACATCTGGTAATATTATTGATACTAAAGGTAATTTTAACCCAGGGGGAGAAGAAAGTACAGTTGTTGATGTAACAAATATTTCAGTTGATGCTTTAACTGCTTTAAATGAAAATGGTGGAGAAGCAAATGTTAGTACAGGTTACCATGCAATTGAATTCTTATTATGGGGACAAGACCAAGATTATTCAAACTTTATTAAAGATTCGATAACTAAAGGAGCTTTAGTTGCTGGACAAAGACCACTTAGTGATTTTACATCTGATGTAGATGCACCTAGAAGATTAACTTATTTAAAAGCTGCAAGTTCAAAAATTGTTTCTGATTTACAAACTGTAAAATCTGCTTGGGAAAAAGAAGTAAATGGAAATAATGGATTATATAGAGCTGCATTATTAAATACTTTAACAGGAAAAGATTCTTCTAAAAATATCTCTGAAAAAGATGCCTTAAGACAAATTTTTGCGGGAATGGGTGTATTTATTAAATCTGAACTTGCAAATGAAAGAATTGCAGTTGCTGTATTAACTCCAAGTGAAGAAGATGAACACTCTTGCTTCTCTGATAATACTCATAGAGATATTGTTACAAATTACCAAGGTTTTAAAAATGTTTTAATGGGAACTTATAATGGTAGAGTTTTTGGTAAAGCTGCAATTGATATGCTTGATGCACAGTCAAAAGAAAGAATTTTAAATTTAATGGCATCTATTGAAGATAAAATTTCAGATATTGATGTAATTGCAAAAACATCAAGACACTTTGACTATCAAATTCAACCAAATGACCCTCAGTCAAAAGTTATTGTTAAGCTTAAAAATGAGCTAAGAAAACTTGGAGATGAAATGGTAAATGTTGCAAAAGCAAATGGAATTGAGTTATCAACAGATGATGTTACAGATCCAGAAGAAACAAAAATCTAA
- a CDS encoding di-heme oxidoreductase family protein produces MLKRILFFKSLVAVFATGLFAVNSNKEVFTNKIEKNSIFKSIKGLNNEQIDRFILGKSFFRIPWVESPSATTARDGLGPLFNANTCISCHPANGRGVLYSKNNELSRDLVVRLSIPSNNSKMHQEELYKNGFVKEPIYGAQLSINGVHGVKYEGKPTLEFSEVKVTFPDKEVVTLLKPKYSLKELNYGKMQDDVIVSYRIAPTLMGMGLIELISNEAILANEDIEDKNNDGISGKANRVYSVLTKKIELGRYTWKASTATVLEQIAGAMHNDMGLTTPLHPYENCTKAQKECNEAIIADKYEFDVTEDRLKSIEYYLTHLQVYKPKEDENFKKGLNLFKNIGCASCHITSFETKIGEIRPYSDFLLHDMGEELADGRVEFKATGSEFRTAPLWGLALHEKINNEKPRLLHDGRARNFQEAILWHGGEATNAKLNYMNLSKEKREELIKFLGTL; encoded by the coding sequence TTGTTAAAACGAATACTATTTTTTAAAAGTCTTGTAGCAGTTTTTGCTACAGGACTTTTTGCCGTTAATAGTAATAAAGAAGTTTTTACAAATAAAATAGAAAAAAACAGTATATTTAAATCAATAAAAGGTTTAAATAATGAGCAAATAGATAGATTTATATTAGGTAAAAGTTTTTTTAGAATTCCTTGGGTTGAATCTCCAAGTGCTACAACTGCAAGGGATGGTTTAGGTCCTTTATTTAATGCAAATACCTGTATTTCCTGTCATCCCGCAAATGGAAGAGGAGTTTTATATTCAAAAAATAATGAACTTTCAAGAGATTTAGTTGTTAGACTTTCAATTCCTTCTAATAATTCAAAAATGCATCAAGAAGAATTATATAAAAATGGATTTGTAAAAGAGCCAATATATGGGGCACAATTATCTATAAATGGTGTTCATGGGGTAAAATATGAGGGAAAACCTACTTTAGAATTTAGTGAAGTAAAAGTAACTTTTCCAGATAAAGAAGTAGTAACACTTTTAAAACCTAAATACTCTTTAAAAGAGTTAAATTATGGAAAAATGCAAGATGATGTTATTGTCTCTTATCGAATAGCTCCAACTCTTATGGGGATGGGTTTAATTGAATTAATTTCTAATGAAGCAATTTTAGCAAATGAAGATATTGAAGATAAAAATAATGATGGAATATCAGGAAAAGCAAATAGAGTTTATTCTGTATTAACAAAAAAAATTGAACTTGGACGATATACTTGGAAAGCAAGTACAGCAACTGTTTTAGAGCAAATTGCAGGAGCAATGCACAATGATATGGGACTTACAACACCTTTACATCCTTATGAAAATTGTACTAAGGCACAAAAAGAGTGTAATGAAGCAATAATAGCTGACAAATATGAATTTGATGTTACAGAAGATAGATTAAAATCTATTGAATATTATCTTACTCATTTGCAAGTTTATAAACCCAAAGAAGATGAAAATTTTAAAAAAGGTTTAAATTTATTTAAAAATATTGGTTGTGCTTCTTGCCATATAACTAGCTTTGAGACAAAAATTGGAGAAATTAGACCATATTCTGATTTTTTATTGCATGATATGGGTGAAGAGTTAGCAGATGGAAGAGTAGAATTTAAAGCAACAGGTAGTGAATTTAGAACTGCACCTTTATGGGGTTTAGCTTTACATGAAAAAATAAATAATGAAAAACCAAGACTTTTACATGATGGAAGAGCAAGAAACTTTCAAGAGGCAATTTTATGGCATGGTGGTGAGGCAACTAATGCCAAACTTAACTATATGAATCTATCAAAAGAAAAAAGAGAAGAGTTAATTAAATTTTTAGGAACACTATAA
- a CDS encoding imelysin family protein, whose protein sequence is MKKIFIILALAFGFSYANTFSNILTNVSLPNVNKAIKNAQDLKSNFKKEDFEKFVISWKKVQALYLAGDINEDYIDTPRYVDIFHHGNEDITKQLNRAIASNEEASLALFKNSNKSINAVEYILYKDETLTKREKELLTVMLDAIISHLNDIKTVYTTYLQGKQKDEKWGNAVIINALIDGTYKLKEWRVGDPAGLSRKYRNNPDNSRGEYYLSKQSFAAIRAILDVHEEVMGEKNFPNFASMAIDGGAKKQVEEVRIALKNSIYELNKLQKEDFSKAQKLFEALSIFHNTYYLSLVEQLSVTAKILDADGD, encoded by the coding sequence ATGAAAAAGATTTTTATAATATTAGCTTTAGCTTTTGGTTTTAGTTATGCAAATACATTTTCAAATATTTTAACTAATGTATCACTTCCAAATGTTAATAAAGCAATAAAAAATGCACAAGATTTAAAAAGCAATTTTAAAAAAGAAGATTTTGAAAAATTTGTAATTTCTTGGAAAAAAGTTCAGGCTTTGTATCTTGCAGGTGATATAAATGAAGATTATATTGATACTCCAAGATATGTGGATATTTTCCATCATGGAAATGAAGATATTACCAAACAATTAAATAGAGCAATAGCTTCAAATGAAGAAGCAAGTCTTGCTTTATTTAAAAATTCAAATAAAAGTATTAATGCAGTTGAGTATATTTTATATAAAGATGAAACTTTAACAAAAAGAGAAAAAGAGCTATTAACTGTAATGCTTGATGCAATTATTTCTCATTTAAATGATATTAAAACAGTTTATACTACATATTTACAAGGTAAACAAAAAGATGAAAAATGGGGAAATGCAGTAATTATTAATGCTTTAATTGATGGAACATATAAACTAAAAGAGTGGAGAGTAGGAGACCCTGCTGGACTTTCAAGAAAATATAGAAATAACCCTGATAATAGTAGAGGTGAGTATTATTTATCAAAGCAAAGTTTTGCTGCAATAAGAGCTATTTTAGATGTACATGAAGAAGTAATGGGTGAAAAAAATTTCCCAAATTTTGCTAGTATGGCAATAGATGGTGGAGCTAAAAAACAAGTTGAAGAAGTTAGAATTGCTTTAAAAAATTCTATATATGAACTTAATAAACTACAAAAAGAGGATTTTTCAAAAGCTCAAAAACTATTTGAAGCTTTAAGTATTTTTCACAATACTTATTATTTATCATTAGTTGAACAATTATCAGTAACTGCAAAAATTTTAGATGCGGATGGTGACTAG
- a CDS encoding sterol desaturase family protein produces the protein MDFFALEYFVNPNKRVYWGFLLSSLFIAIIYFYFSKDKNSKLLYSKKYWFHPSAKLDYSYFILSYFIKLFMIYPIVVSAKTVALAINKLLMNEFGFFYTNLFSYETIIVLYTICLFLVSDFTRYWTHRFLHTIPFLWHFHKVHHSAKVLNPLTFYRVHPIENILFGFRYSLSIGFVTGIFIYFFGAKLDIYSIFGVNIFVFIFSFLGSNLRHSHVKLRYFAFLEKWLISPYMHQIHHSKKHFDRNYGGYLAIWDRMFNTLTLSNEVKTLKFGLRKEQMSQYTSIFKLLITPFITFTQRNKI, from the coding sequence GTGGATTTTTTTGCACTTGAGTATTTTGTAAACCCTAATAAAAGAGTATATTGGGGATTTTTATTAAGTTCATTATTTATTGCAATAATCTATTTTTATTTTTCAAAAGATAAAAATTCAAAACTTTTATACTCAAAAAAATATTGGTTTCACCCAAGTGCAAAACTTGATTATAGTTATTTTATTCTTTCTTATTTTATTAAGTTATTTATGATTTATCCAATAGTTGTAAGTGCAAAAACTGTTGCACTTGCAATTAATAAACTACTTATGAATGAGTTTGGATTTTTTTATACAAACTTATTTTCTTATGAAACTATTATAGTTTTATATACGATTTGTCTATTTTTAGTAAGTGATTTTACTAGATATTGGACACATAGATTTTTACATACTATTCCTTTTTTATGGCATTTTCATAAGGTACATCATAGTGCAAAAGTTTTAAACCCTCTTACTTTTTACAGAGTTCATCCAATTGAAAATATACTTTTTGGATTTAGATACTCTTTAAGTATAGGCTTTGTAACGGGAATTTTTATTTATTTTTTTGGTGCAAAACTTGATATTTATTCTATTTTTGGAGTAAATATTTTTGTTTTTATTTTTTCATTTTTAGGCTCAAATCTTAGACACTCTCATGTGAAATTAAGATATTTTGCCTTTTTAGAAAAATGGTTAATCTCTCCTTATATGCACCAAATACATCATAGTAAAAAACATTTTGATAGGAATTATGGTGGCTATTTAGCTATTTGGGATAGGATGTTTAATACTTTAACCCTTTCAAATGAGGTTAAAACATTGAAATTTGGATTAAGAAAGGAGCAAATGAGTCAATATACATCTATATTTAAATTACTTATTACTCCTTTTATTACTTTTACTCAAAGGAACAAAATATGA
- a CDS encoding cytochrome-c peroxidase, with product MKYIKLISALCISVFILTGCKEQIQPSKEELAKLQAKKEVLGKVLYFDKNLSKNRTQSCATCHNPEVGFVDNRDNTVNSMASLGDDGKSLGDRQAPTASYAKFSPKFHYDKNKKKYIGGQFWDGREATLAGQAGGPPLNPLEMGMPNKKAVVERLKENEFYKEQFKEIFGLEIFNSNDEAYSAMTQAIEAFEMTKEFAPFDSKYDRYLKGEYDLTPLEDLGKSIFFSNNNNSCANCHVLKGEDKEGETFTNYEYHNIGTPINHQLRAKNGVTAIDNGLLNNPAVKDESHKGKYKVPTLRNVAITAPYMHNGVFKDLKTVVEFYDKYNNKNRNINPETNKAWDKAEVEETISLEELKAKKLSDRKVEALVAFMKLLTDKRYEHLLEENK from the coding sequence ATGAAATATATAAAATTAATAAGTGCACTATGTATAAGTGTATTTATTTTAACTGGTTGTAAAGAGCAAATACAACCTTCAAAAGAAGAACTTGCTAAGCTTCAAGCAAAAAAAGAAGTTTTAGGAAAAGTTCTATATTTTGACAAAAACCTATCAAAAAATAGAACACAAAGCTGTGCGACTTGTCATAATCCAGAAGTTGGATTTGTTGATAATAGAGATAATACAGTAAATTCTATGGCTTCACTTGGAGATGATGGGAAATCTCTTGGGGATAGACAAGCTCCAACTGCCTCTTATGCAAAGTTTTCTCCAAAATTTCATTATGATAAAAATAAGAAAAAATATATTGGTGGACAGTTTTGGGATGGTAGAGAGGCAACTTTAGCTGGACAAGCAGGTGGACCACCATTAAATCCACTTGAAATGGGAATGCCAAATAAAAAAGCAGTAGTTGAAAGATTAAAAGAAAATGAGTTTTATAAAGAGCAATTTAAAGAGATTTTTGGTTTAGAGATATTTAATTCAAATGATGAAGCTTATAGTGCTATGACTCAAGCTATTGAAGCTTTTGAGATGACAAAAGAGTTTGCTCCTTTTGACTCTAAATATGATAGGTATTTAAAAGGTGAGTATGATTTAACACCTTTAGAAGATTTAGGAAAATCAATCTTTTTTTCAAATAATAATAACTCTTGTGCAAATTGTCATGTTTTAAAAGGTGAAGATAAAGAGGGAGAAACTTTTACAAATTATGAGTATCATAATATAGGAACACCAATAAATCACCAATTAAGAGCTAAAAATGGTGTAACTGCAATAGATAATGGTTTATTAAATAATCCAGCTGTAAAAGATGAATCACATAAAGGAAAATATAAAGTTCCAACTTTAAGAAATGTGGCAATTACTGCACCTTATATGCATAATGGAGTATTTAAAGATTTAAAAACTGTTGTTGAGTTTTATGATAAATATAACAATAAAAATAGAAATATTAATCCAGAAACAAATAAAGCTTGGGATAAAGCAGAAGTTGAAGAGACAATTTCACTTGAAGAGTTAAAAGCTAAAAAACTAAGTGATAGAAAAGTAGAAGCTTTAGTTGCTTTTATGAAATTACTTACTGATAAAAGATATGAACATCTACTAGAAGAGAATAAATAA
- a CDS encoding SDR family NAD(P)-dependent oxidoreductase → MSKKRVLITGGNKGIGLAVSRAMLELGHEIIVIARDFSDFPLGGLPDVTEIECDLSKLETLPALVKEVGEVDILINNAGYMQPKYTYDNYPVEAREHIMNVDLYAPVELINLFSEAMKRKKYGRIVNTASIAGQIGHPDVWYGIAKAGLINATKIYAKLLGADGITVNCVAPSPTETDMQKDNSEERKKEFKKTVVSGRFAQAEEVAKAIVWLATDCPEYITGICLDINNCSYPR, encoded by the coding sequence ATGAGTAAAAAAAGAGTGCTAATAACAGGAGGAAATAAAGGAATAGGTCTTGCAGTTTCACGAGCAATGTTAGAACTAGGACATGAGATTATTGTTATTGCAAGAGATTTTTCTGATTTTCCTCTTGGTGGTTTACCAGATGTTACAGAAATTGAGTGTGATTTATCAAAATTAGAGACTTTACCAGCACTTGTAAAAGAGGTTGGAGAAGTTGATATTTTAATTAATAATGCAGGATATATGCAACCAAAATATACATATGACAACTATCCTGTGGAAGCTAGGGAACATATTATGAATGTGGACTTATATGCTCCTGTTGAGCTTATAAATCTATTTAGTGAAGCAATGAAAAGAAAGAAATATGGAAGAATAGTAAATACAGCTTCTATTGCTGGACAAATAGGTCATCCTGATGTTTGGTATGGAATAGCTAAAGCTGGACTTATAAATGCCACTAAAATTTATGCAAAATTATTGGGAGCAGATGGAATAACTGTAAATTGTGTTGCTCCAAGTCCAACTGAAACAGATATGCAAAAAGATAACTCGGAAGAAAGAAAAAAAGAGTTTAAAAAGACAGTAGTAAGCGGTAGATTTGCCCAAGCAGAAGAGGTTGCTAAAGCTATTGTTTGGTTAGCTACTGATTGTCCAGAATATATAACAGGTATATGTTTAGATATTAATAATTGCTCTTATCCAAGATAA
- a CDS encoding TolC family protein, with protein MKNFVIFFLIFSFFSNLYAQKVLTIEDLYNNIIKTKHNIKILDDYLNVDNKNYKIEKAYSSNLNGLYSQNNYNFSIVIRQLLNTNQVLSPKQTSKLLEEEEKFIQEDLNEALFYHSSILYFKILTLQKSLNIAKSRKNLILEVHKLISKREKLGISIEKDLDKLENELTGVNLDMLRYQEEINLKINELKTILKIEEEITLRDYAFDEEFFKIDEKLVSSYLLTNTSFNKFSNFLAKNFIDNSTQLEILIELIKAKEEIVSKKITNQSSLLKSSTSFDSSKKEYKPWEDNEFEKIVNEKLSLYKDAKVTIKSEQNKAELQNLIFTSNNTKTKILKNIRLTLEKVLSYYKTIQYTNISNQNATNNYYKIRALYENGTTNIQAVLNAQNSMLIALINKYSANYDYLLYIITTFYDSKNIELLIDKKKKEIFVSNLKATF; from the coding sequence GTGAAAAATTTTGTAATATTTTTTTTAATTTTTTCTTTTTTTTCAAATCTTTATGCCCAAAAAGTTTTAACAATTGAAGATTTATATAATAATATAATAAAAACAAAGCATAATATAAAAATTTTAGATGATTACTTAAATGTGGATAATAAAAACTATAAAATAGAAAAAGCTTATTCTTCAAATCTAAATGGTCTTTATTCACAAAACAATTATAACTTCTCAATAGTAATAAGACAACTTTTAAATACAAATCAAGTTTTATCACCAAAACAGACTTCAAAACTTTTAGAAGAAGAAGAAAAGTTTATACAAGAGGATTTAAATGAAGCTTTGTTTTATCATAGTTCAATATTATATTTTAAAATATTAACTTTACAAAAAAGCCTAAATATTGCAAAATCAAGAAAAAATCTAATTTTAGAAGTACATAAATTAATTTCAAAAAGGGAAAAGTTAGGTATTTCTATTGAAAAAGATTTAGATAAACTAGAAAATGAACTAACAGGAGTAAATCTTGATATGCTTAGGTATCAAGAAGAGATTAATTTAAAAATAAATGAATTAAAAACTATTTTAAAAATAGAAGAAGAGATTACTTTAAGAGATTATGCTTTTGATGAAGAGTTTTTTAAAATAGATGAAAAATTAGTTTCTTCTTATTTATTAACAAATACTTCTTTTAATAAATTTTCAAATTTTTTAGCAAAGAATTTTATTGATAACTCCACACAATTAGAGATCTTAATTGAACTTATAAAAGCAAAAGAAGAAATAGTATCTAAAAAAATCACAAACCAAAGCTCTTTATTGAAGAGTTCTACTTCTTTTGATAGTTCTAAAAAAGAGTATAAACCTTGGGAAGATAATGAGTTTGAAAAAATAGTTAATGAAAAGCTTTCTTTATATAAAGATGCAAAAGTTACTATAAAAAGTGAACAAAATAAAGCAGAATTACAAAATCTTATTTTTACTTCAAATAATACAAAAACTAAAATACTTAAAAATATTAGATTAACATTAGAAAAGGTTTTATCTTATTATAAAACAATTCAATATACAAATATCTCAAATCAAAATGCCACAAATAATTATTATAAAATAAGAGCTTTATATGAAAATGGAACTACTAATATACAAGCTGTTTTAAATGCCCAAAATAGTATGTTAATTGCTTTAATAAATAAATATAGTGCAAACTATGATTATTTACTTTATATAATTACTACTTTTTATGATAGTAAAAATATAGAGCTTTTAATAGATAAAAAGAAAAAAGAGATATTTGTTTCAAATTTAAAAGCTACTTTTTAA